The proteins below are encoded in one region of candidate division KSB1 bacterium:
- a CDS encoding class I SAM-dependent methyltransferase, giving the protein MNDALSKVQSTYLTSASAVTYLSKPQRFKKFEELYLSVRESEERLYPDEIVKRLPFINPRHSLNGEWKIRATSAKNFIGYLKQKSKSLTILDLGCGNGWFAYFLSNELDCHVTALDINEKELIQGIRVFGNTAKISFVYGNIFEDILPKSKFDVILLASSVQYFSDLNQLLNQLKYLLPVDGEIHIIDSPFYSRDNIISARSRTRDYYNSLGFPEMSDHYHHHTFDSFQGFTVEYLQLTGSLFQQIRKRISARFRPPFPWIKLTVNS; this is encoded by the coding sequence ATGAATGATGCCCTAAGTAAAGTCCAATCCACTTATTTGACATCAGCTTCTGCTGTGACTTATCTTTCAAAGCCGCAAAGATTTAAGAAATTTGAAGAACTTTATCTTTCTGTCAGGGAAAGCGAGGAACGATTATATCCTGATGAAATAGTAAAGCGGTTGCCATTTATTAATCCTCGCCATTCATTAAATGGTGAATGGAAAATACGAGCAACTAGCGCAAAGAATTTCATTGGTTATTTGAAACAGAAATCGAAGTCTTTGACAATTCTGGATTTGGGTTGCGGAAATGGCTGGTTTGCATATTTCTTATCCAATGAACTGGATTGCCATGTTACTGCATTGGATATTAATGAAAAAGAACTGATACAAGGAATACGGGTTTTTGGCAATACTGCAAAAATCTCGTTTGTTTACGGAAATATCTTTGAAGATATTTTGCCAAAATCTAAATTCGATGTTATTTTACTTGCAAGTTCAGTCCAATATTTTTCGGATTTAAATCAACTTTTAAATCAACTAAAATACTTACTACCTGTTGACGGTGAAATTCACATTATAGATAGTCCTTTTTACAGCAGAGATAACATCATTTCAGCCAGGAGCCGAACCCGGGACTACTATAATTCTCTTGGCTTTCCTGAAATGAGTGACCATTATCACCACCACACTTTCGATTCATTTCAGGGTTTCACGGTAGAATATTTACAGCTAACTGGCAGCCTGTTTCAACAAATTCGCAAAAGGATATCAGCAAGGTTTCGACCGCCATTCCCCTGGATAAAGTTGACAGTAAATTCTTAA
- a CDS encoding glycosyltransferase, translated as MKQPNQTFNQPMRLRIAVIIPGFPARNNDWFLPSISKLQVELKKYVDITVFALSHPRSNESYEWQGLPVQSFGAWRRGSWLPVSLVSLVKQHAKTKFDLIHAYWATEPGLVGTLAKRILGIPLLITGLGSEFVSLPEINYGAQLKWRWRRLLPFVLRNADGIIYGSKAQMEMSKKVNGFASGSKILLPIGAEIKSNHIKDKKSHNIRLLTVSSLIAVKNIGIILQAMVKLPKTVTLKIIGDGPLRNDLEELSRNLGLNERVDFMGWVHHEEMYKYYHSSDILVHASVHEGECFAIQEALAAGLPVVSSNVGIARDVVIPGTNGFLFDPKKPGELTGAINKFVFHPELCQSFATASLAIAQEKLNRLKQVPKLINLYTKMVGKKA; from the coding sequence ATGAAACAGCCGAATCAAACATTTAATCAACCAATGCGCCTGCGAATTGCTGTAATTATCCCGGGTTTTCCTGCAAGGAACAATGATTGGTTTTTGCCTTCAATATCCAAGTTGCAGGTAGAACTAAAAAAATATGTAGATATTACGGTTTTCGCTTTGAGCCATCCACGCAGCAATGAATCGTATGAATGGCAAGGCCTTCCCGTTCAAAGCTTTGGCGCCTGGCGCAGAGGCTCGTGGTTGCCGGTTAGTTTGGTCAGTTTAGTAAAACAGCATGCCAAAACCAAATTCGATTTGATTCATGCATATTGGGCAACTGAACCGGGGTTAGTTGGTACTTTAGCCAAACGAATACTTGGCATACCTCTGCTTATTACCGGCCTGGGAAGTGAGTTTGTAAGTTTACCGGAAATTAATTATGGCGCTCAACTAAAGTGGCGCTGGCGGCGTCTTCTGCCTTTCGTACTGCGCAATGCAGATGGCATCATATATGGAAGCAAAGCACAAATGGAAATGTCGAAAAAAGTCAACGGTTTTGCTTCAGGGTCGAAAATACTACTGCCTATCGGTGCGGAAATTAAGTCGAATCACATTAAAGATAAAAAATCCCATAATATTCGGTTATTAACAGTTAGCAGTTTAATAGCAGTTAAAAATATCGGTATAATCCTGCAAGCCATGGTAAAGTTACCAAAAACTGTTACACTCAAAATTATTGGAGATGGCCCTCTTCGTAACGACCTCGAGGAATTATCAAGAAATTTGGGTTTAAATGAACGGGTAGATTTCATGGGTTGGGTTCATCATGAAGAAATGTATAAGTATTACCATTCATCGGATATCCTCGTTCATGCGTCTGTGCATGAAGGAGAATGTTTTGCAATCCAGGAAGCGTTGGCAGCCGGCTTGCCTGTTGTAAGCAGCAACGTAGGCATTGCCAGGGATGTTGTAATTCCAGGTACGAATGGTTTTTTATTCGATCCTAAAAAGCCTGGTGAGTTAACAGGGGCAATAAACAAATTTGTGTTCCATCCGGAGCTTTGTCAAAGTTTTGCTACCGCAAGCCTGGCAATCGCTCAAGAGAAATTGAATCGATTAAAACAAGTGCCAAAGTTGATTAATCTATACACTAAAATGGTAGGTAAAAAAGCATGA
- a CDS encoding amidohydrolase family protein: MKLLLKNLHIYSDGKDFFADLRIEKKILTRCQGIAQRRRELVLDLSGYMALSGLINSHDHLELNLFPRLGNPPYNNFYQWAQAIYHPASTPVKEILNLSLVDKLWWGAYKNLVSGVTTVVHHNPYYSKIFNNKFPIRVLRKYGWSHSIGHGSELKKSFKKSHGKPFIIHAGEGIDAQSTSEINQLIKIGLIRENTVLVHGTALKPKQIDNLSKAKASLVWCPASNIYLFGQTVDVSILRGQIRVALGTDSTMSGSATLLDELQFAQTTGLAAKKELLKMVTSIPASIFKMTNGSGFLEEGSPADLILVKDTGKPPEQILLNLKPGDIELVMVNGLPRLASESLAGLLDLGNCNARIGGISKWIYGDVESLRNRIQEQVGEEILSGNPLWNLFQESESQVITTEEYLVHTN; the protein is encoded by the coding sequence ATGAAGTTGCTGTTAAAAAATTTACATATCTACTCTGATGGTAAAGATTTTTTTGCCGATCTCCGTATAGAGAAGAAAATCCTTACTCGCTGCCAGGGAATTGCACAACGCAGGCGAGAATTGGTATTGGATCTTTCCGGATATATGGCGCTTTCTGGTCTGATAAACTCTCATGATCATCTCGAATTAAATCTCTTCCCACGATTAGGTAATCCACCTTACAATAATTTCTATCAGTGGGCACAAGCAATTTATCATCCTGCATCAACACCCGTCAAGGAAATATTGAATCTTTCACTTGTCGATAAACTGTGGTGGGGAGCTTACAAGAATTTGGTGTCTGGGGTCACAACCGTTGTTCATCATAATCCATATTATAGTAAAATTTTCAACAATAAATTTCCGATACGCGTGCTTAGAAAATATGGCTGGTCTCATTCAATAGGGCACGGATCTGAACTCAAAAAGTCTTTCAAAAAAAGCCATGGAAAACCGTTCATTATTCACGCTGGTGAAGGAATCGATGCTCAATCTACTTCTGAAATTAATCAATTAATAAAAATAGGACTTATTAGAGAAAACACTGTTCTTGTGCATGGAACAGCACTAAAACCAAAACAAATTGATAACCTTTCAAAGGCGAAAGCAAGCCTGGTTTGGTGCCCGGCATCGAATATTTATCTTTTTGGCCAAACGGTAGATGTCTCCATATTAAGAGGACAAATTCGTGTGGCTTTGGGAACTGACTCCACGATGAGTGGTTCGGCAACATTATTAGATGAACTTCAATTTGCGCAAACCACTGGTCTTGCAGCGAAGAAAGAACTATTAAAAATGGTTACGTCTATCCCTGCTTCCATTTTCAAAATGACAAATGGATCAGGGTTTTTGGAGGAAGGTTCACCGGCAGATTTAATCCTAGTGAAAGATACTGGAAAGCCACCGGAACAAATATTGCTCAACTTAAAACCAGGAGATATTGAACTGGTCATGGTAAACGGACTGCCGCGACTTGCAAGTGAATCACTTGCCGGTTTACTGGATTTAGGCAACTGTAATGCGCGGATAGGTGGAATTTCTAAATGGATTTATGGCGACGTGGAATCTTTAAGAAACCGTATTCAGGAGCAGGTTGGAGAAGAAATTCTATCCGGAAATCCACTATGGAATTTATTTCAGGAAAGTGAAAGTCAGGTGATAACAACCGAAGAATATTTGGTTCATACCAATTAA
- a CDS encoding integration host factor subunit beta, producing the protein MTIKITVTKRDIVRRVARQVDEKLPLAEKVVSALFTILREVMAEADPEVRIEIRDFGVFEVKTTKAKPKARNPKTGESVYVPPRRKTHFKPEKLLKKELKTSLNNIGVFCNSLHDGMT; encoded by the coding sequence ATGACAATAAAGATTACCGTAACAAAGAGGGATATTGTTAGGCGTGTAGCTCGACAAGTTGATGAGAAACTTCCCTTAGCAGAAAAAGTTGTATCTGCATTGTTTACGATTTTACGAGAAGTTATGGCCGAAGCTGATCCTGAAGTAAGGATTGAGATTCGTGATTTCGGTGTTTTCGAAGTAAAGACGACAAAAGCAAAGCCCAAAGCACGTAACCCCAAAACCGGTGAGAGTGTTTATGTTCCCCCAAGAAGGAAAACTCATTTCAAACCAGAAAAATTACTTAAAAAGGAGTTAAAAACCTCTCTGAACAATATAGGTGTATTCTGCAACAGCCTGCACGACGGGATGACATAG
- a CDS encoding DUF3179 domain-containing protein, with protein sequence MLRQKMKPIVLLAWIFLLSCTDSSTGPAGPTVESRDGKFFIVDRTGKSWDVTHAKEKYNMDPFAFQFGLGPFAITPLLNPEMLAPGDPGYPEVPSPFMVLGVSLANDPRAYPIRVLSWHEIADEVFGETHVAVAY encoded by the coding sequence ATGCTACGACAGAAAATGAAACCAATTGTCCTCTTGGCGTGGATATTTCTCTTAAGCTGTACTGATTCTTCCACTGGACCAGCAGGACCTACTGTAGAGTCAAGGGATGGGAAATTCTTTATCGTGGATCGAACCGGAAAAAGTTGGGATGTCACCCACGCTAAGGAAAAGTACAATATGGACCCATTCGCGTTTCAATTTGGCTTAGGGCCTTTTGCCATAACACCACTCCTGAATCCGGAAATGCTTGCCCCAGGCGATCCTGGTTACCCCGAGGTTCCATCTCCTTTTATGGTACTAGGGGTTAGTCTGGCTAATGACCCGCGAGCCTATCCCATTAGAGTTTTATCGTGGCATGAGATTGCCGATGAGGTGTTCGGCGAAACCCATGTTGCGGTAGCATACTGA
- a CDS encoding methyltransferase domain-containing protein produces the protein MVELTKQLVKVEEAFSRQSNHYDEVEKDNLVLQWMREQVRNHALSYVQTGQHILELNAGTGLDAVFFANNGCRVHAIDISEGMLNQLRKKVDLLKLHHRITVQKCSLTELENINHSQFDFIFSNFGGLNCVPDLTLVTKSILRLLKPGGFVTIVIMPKFCPWELALIFRGKFKTAFRRLRQNGALAQIEGVQFMAYYFSPRQVIRAFGQEFKIINLQGLASISPPPYMEKFPKRYPRLYRTLTAFDQLFSRITPFNKWADHFILTMQYNPN, from the coding sequence ATGGTAGAATTAACAAAACAACTAGTTAAAGTGGAAGAAGCCTTTTCACGGCAATCTAACCATTATGATGAGGTTGAAAAAGACAACCTGGTTTTGCAGTGGATGCGTGAGCAAGTTCGAAATCATGCACTATCTTATGTTCAGACTGGTCAACATATTCTTGAGCTGAATGCCGGAACCGGATTAGATGCGGTATTTTTTGCGAATAATGGCTGCCGTGTTCATGCCATTGATATTTCCGAAGGCATGCTTAACCAGTTGCGTAAAAAAGTTGATTTGCTGAAATTGCACCATAGAATAACTGTTCAAAAATGCTCGCTTACCGAGCTGGAAAATATCAACCATAGTCAGTTTGATTTTATATTTTCAAATTTTGGCGGATTAAACTGTGTGCCGGATTTGACTTTAGTTACAAAATCCATTTTGCGCTTACTAAAGCCAGGTGGATTTGTAACTATTGTAATAATGCCAAAATTTTGTCCCTGGGAATTAGCGCTGATTTTTCGTGGAAAATTTAAAACCGCTTTCCGCCGGCTTCGCCAAAATGGTGCGTTAGCGCAAATTGAAGGCGTACAATTTATGGCCTATTACTTTAGCCCTCGACAAGTTATTAGAGCATTTGGACAAGAATTCAAAATAATCAATTTGCAGGGCTTGGCATCTATTAGCCCACCTCCTTACATGGAAAAATTCCCTAAACGATATCCCCGGCTATACCGCACTTTAACCGCATTTGATCAATTATTTAGTCGAATTACACCATTTAACAAATGGGCTGATCACTTCATCTTAACGATGCAATACAATCCGAATTGA
- a CDS encoding glycosyltransferase family 4 protein — protein sequence MRIGIDATSLPICPAGAGRYLCNLISNLAKVDANNEYFIFLKRRDFYHFSNLSGNFDLIGLPNFSRIPRIAWEMGRPKYFSKKMGLDVWHSPHYVAPIGFVNTRLVVTIHDLTFFLFPQLYSFSRRFSFQKFINQAVNHADALITVSQSTQNDLTSLFPQAEAKTTTIHSGIEPYPNNGYSIEQKSRTKNYLTDGYPYILFVGTLDRRKNIPLLISAFSELVQNKGITHHLVIVGQAGNDLNCVRREIQSARLENRIHLTGYVNEKKLQSLYRGAELFVCPSMYEGFGFPVLEAMAYGVPTLCSDVGATAEIASWPGMRFEPGDKKQLITKMAGVLFDVRFREDLIQKGLARAGDFSWENTARKTVDLYEQVGVKRSYKTYDRSFHGSKKTGKNIPGSSYASPTGIREAILQTLLFSDLFDYPLTLEEIHRDLIAYPASAKSIQKELESELLKKEIQFFDCYYFLKGRQNLVSLRLQKKDKTKKLLQKYRRTLRRICSFPFVKAVALTGTIAFENVNGNDDIDLVLIVDGRRTWITYLMLVLFLKVIGKRNIMCINYLEGYSRPTLPEQNFFTAHQIAHLCPISGNGEFVHYWQANNWIYDFLPHAGLTGVNDGFFNIQKSRVSKFLKMMLSNPFFDRLENFVYRNYSKRIRTITAELQNSRIWIDRQRIQLFTNDHQERIMTKFNKRILSH from the coding sequence ATGCGAATTGGGATTGACGCCACATCTTTACCTATTTGCCCGGCTGGCGCTGGTCGGTATCTTTGTAATTTGATTAGCAATTTGGCAAAGGTTGATGCAAATAATGAATATTTTATCTTTTTAAAGCGAAGAGATTTTTACCATTTTTCAAATCTATCCGGAAATTTTGATCTAATTGGATTACCGAATTTTTCTCGCATTCCCCGTATTGCCTGGGAAATGGGTCGGCCAAAATATTTTTCAAAAAAAATGGGTTTGGATGTTTGGCATTCACCACATTATGTTGCTCCAATCGGATTTGTCAATACTAGGTTGGTTGTCACGATCCATGATTTAACATTCTTCCTTTTCCCGCAATTGTATTCTTTCTCCCGCCGGTTTAGTTTTCAGAAATTCATTAACCAGGCAGTGAACCACGCTGATGCGTTGATCACTGTATCCCAAAGCACACAAAATGACCTGACTTCACTTTTTCCCCAGGCTGAAGCGAAAACAACAACCATCCACTCAGGAATCGAACCGTACCCCAATAATGGCTATAGCATTGAACAGAAATCTCGCACAAAAAACTATTTGACAGACGGTTACCCTTATATTCTTTTTGTAGGTACGTTAGACCGGCGAAAGAATATTCCCTTGCTCATATCTGCGTTTTCAGAACTGGTTCAAAATAAAGGCATTACACACCATCTGGTCATTGTTGGTCAAGCTGGTAACGATTTGAACTGCGTACGAAGAGAAATTCAATCTGCCAGGTTAGAAAACCGCATTCATCTCACTGGATATGTGAACGAAAAAAAATTGCAGTCTTTATACCGGGGAGCTGAATTATTTGTTTGTCCTTCCATGTACGAAGGATTTGGTTTCCCTGTGCTGGAAGCAATGGCTTATGGCGTTCCAACTCTTTGTTCGGATGTTGGTGCAACAGCTGAGATCGCTAGTTGGCCTGGTATGCGTTTCGAGCCCGGGGACAAAAAGCAACTGATAACCAAAATGGCCGGGGTATTGTTTGATGTACGGTTTAGAGAAGATTTGATCCAAAAAGGCTTGGCCAGAGCCGGTGATTTCTCATGGGAAAATACCGCCCGAAAAACAGTTGATTTGTATGAGCAGGTAGGCGTAAAAAGATCCTATAAAACATATGATCGATCTTTCCACGGTTCCAAAAAAACAGGAAAAAATATCCCCGGATCCAGTTATGCATCACCAACGGGTATTCGAGAAGCCATCCTTCAGACCCTCCTGTTTTCAGACTTATTCGATTATCCTTTAACGCTGGAGGAAATCCATCGTGATTTGATAGCATATCCAGCATCTGCAAAAAGCATTCAAAAAGAATTAGAAAGCGAGCTGTTAAAAAAAGAAATTCAATTTTTCGATTGTTATTATTTTCTCAAAGGACGTCAAAATCTCGTTTCACTCCGGCTGCAAAAAAAGGATAAGACAAAAAAGCTTTTACAAAAATACCGTAGAACACTGAGAAGGATCTGCAGTTTTCCTTTTGTGAAAGCGGTAGCTCTGACCGGAACAATAGCTTTCGAAAATGTTAATGGTAACGATGATATCGATCTGGTGCTTATCGTGGATGGACGAAGAACCTGGATTACCTATCTGATGCTGGTCTTGTTTCTAAAAGTGATCGGCAAAAGAAACATAATGTGTATTAATTACCTGGAGGGATATTCTCGACCCACTTTACCAGAACAAAACTTTTTCACAGCTCATCAAATTGCCCACCTGTGTCCAATATCAGGGAACGGAGAATTTGTCCATTATTGGCAGGCCAACAATTGGATCTACGATTTTTTACCCCACGCCGGCTTAACAGGAGTAAATGACGGATTTTTCAATATTCAAAAATCGCGAGTCAGTAAATTTTTAAAAATGATGTTATCCAATCCTTTTTTCGATCGGCTGGAAAATTTTGTTTACCGGAATTACTCGAAACGAATTCGAACAATTACAGCAGAATTACAGAACAGCAGAATCTGGATCGATCGCCAGCGAATTCAACTTTTCACCAATGATCATCAGGAACGAATCATGACAAAATTCAATAAAAGAATATTATCTCACTAA
- a CDS encoding B12-binding domain-containing radical SAM protein translates to MPDVIIGQSYFLRFDPKLWEAKQPYPPLGSLYAASYLEKKGYDVAFFDAMLAESESDWQDALRKYQPRYAVLFEDNFNYLSKMCLLRMREAAFQMCKMAKNVGCVVIVCGSDATDHPGKYFAAGADYVLRGEGELTLGELLDELSGRTTTGIHQIKSLFWPNGNSGLNQSDPRPVLKDLDTLPFPAWEKIDLDRYRKTWIKNHGYFSMNMVTTRGCPYHCNWCAKPIWGQRYNSRSPLNVVEELAWLKENYHPDHIGFADDILGLKPGWIEEFADLVESHKVHTPFKSLNRADLLLRSDTIPSLKRAGCQTCWIGAESGSQKILDAMEKGTTTEQIHEAAKQLHEIGIKVGFFLQFGYPGETWQDIEKTMQMVRDCKPDDIGISVSYPLPGTKFYDLVKDQLGTKQNWQDSDDLAMLYQGPYSTAFYRKLHTVIHKNFRRQLARENLKAAYHSPQKLNMNYFRKIGRIAFNSLTLPFDEFGLQRLKKQSGIS, encoded by the coding sequence ATGCCAGATGTAATCATAGGACAATCTTATTTTCTGCGCTTTGATCCTAAACTATGGGAGGCAAAGCAACCCTACCCCCCGCTTGGTTCGCTCTATGCTGCCAGCTACCTGGAGAAAAAAGGCTATGATGTAGCGTTCTTCGATGCCATGCTGGCAGAATCTGAATCGGATTGGCAAGACGCCTTGAGAAAATATCAACCCAGGTATGCGGTTCTGTTCGAAGACAATTTTAACTATCTCAGCAAAATGTGTCTTTTGCGTATGCGGGAAGCTGCATTTCAAATGTGCAAAATGGCTAAAAATGTCGGATGTGTTGTTATTGTTTGCGGTTCCGATGCTACCGACCACCCGGGTAAATATTTCGCGGCCGGCGCTGATTATGTTTTGCGCGGCGAAGGCGAACTAACACTTGGGGAACTGTTGGACGAATTATCCGGTCGTACCACAACTGGTATCCATCAAATAAAATCTTTGTTTTGGCCGAATGGAAATAGCGGTTTGAACCAGTCAGATCCCAGACCGGTACTAAAAGACCTGGATACTTTGCCGTTTCCTGCCTGGGAAAAGATTGACTTAGATCGATATCGAAAAACCTGGATAAAAAATCATGGCTACTTCTCCATGAACATGGTTACGACACGTGGTTGTCCGTATCATTGTAACTGGTGTGCGAAACCCATTTGGGGCCAGCGATACAATTCCCGATCGCCGCTAAATGTTGTCGAAGAATTGGCCTGGCTAAAAGAAAACTATCATCCGGATCATATTGGGTTTGCTGACGACATTCTGGGACTGAAACCCGGTTGGATCGAGGAGTTTGCCGACCTGGTAGAATCGCATAAAGTTCATACACCTTTTAAAAGTTTAAACCGGGCAGATTTACTACTGAGATCAGATACCATACCATCGCTGAAAAGAGCGGGGTGCCAAACCTGCTGGATCGGGGCTGAGTCCGGCTCGCAAAAAATTCTCGATGCGATGGAAAAGGGAACCACAACAGAGCAGATTCATGAAGCTGCAAAACAGCTTCATGAAATTGGGATTAAAGTTGGATTTTTTCTGCAATTCGGCTATCCCGGTGAAACCTGGCAGGATATCGAGAAAACCATGCAGATGGTGCGAGACTGTAAACCCGACGACATAGGCATCTCGGTGAGTTATCCATTACCAGGAACGAAATTTTATGACCTGGTAAAAGACCAGTTGGGAACCAAACAGAATTGGCAAGATAGCGACGATTTAGCCATGCTTTACCAGGGTCCCTATTCGACTGCTTTCTACCGGAAGCTGCATACTGTCATCCATAAAAATTTCCGCAGACAATTGGCCAGGGAGAATCTGAAAGCTGCATACCATTCTCCGCAAAAATTGAATATGAACTACTTTCGTAAAATTGGCAGAATCGCTTTCAATTCATTAACGCTGCCATTTGATGAATTTGGACTTCAGAGGCTGAAAAAACAATCTGGAATTAGTTGA
- a CDS encoding DUF3179 domain-containing protein, whose translation MAAVYSREIDDKVLTLSASGWTFDNTFVLFDYETESLWYHLPGEVGLTCISGQYADRKLAEFPSTKTRWNTWRDAHPTSKFLK comes from the coding sequence TTGGCTGCCGTGTACAGCCGTGAGATAGATGATAAGGTACTAACCCTAAGTGCAAGCGGTTGGACCTTTGATAACACTTTCGTTTTGTTTGACTATGAAACTGAAAGCCTCTGGTATCATTTGCCGGGAGAGGTCGGACTGACTTGCATAAGTGGTCAATACGCCGATCGGAAACTTGCGGAGTTTCCATCGACAAAGACAAGGTGGAATACTTGGAGAGACGCCCATCCGACATCTAAGTTTCTCAAATAA